A genomic stretch from Chitinophagaceae bacterium includes:
- a CDS encoding phosphotransferase: MQYIIDQIASLYSSRFNVNPEHIEKIPQSGSDRVYYRVTGPVTCIATASKNIRENQTFLKFSEHFKSHDCPVPEIFLVNEDETIYLQEDFGDVSLLNVLEQNGYHHHAYSLFQQALQRLAYMQIRGQENLNYDWCITSKEFGKQAILSDLLYYKYYFLDTLKIPYDKEKLIDDFDALSTYLTHVDHKYFMFRDFQSRNVMVKNDQVHFIDYQGGMLGALQYDVASLLWQAKAELPDEWKNNLLDYYMDCVDEVLHTKIDRTRFVSQYNGYVLIRLLQVLGAYGFRGLFERKAHFLTSIPIALRNLKWFLSNKRVGIRLPEFERMLGLMVEEEVIHRFEPMKATEDTPLVVRINSFSYKLTGIPTDETDNGGGFVFDCRSILNPGRFEEYKTQTGRDKDVKDFLEQQTRMPQFLNSIYNLVDIAVEDYMKRGFANLQISFGCTGGQHRSVYAADALARHIKNKYGVKIELKHLIQDAKNWINQTY, translated from the coding sequence ATGCAGTACATCATTGATCAGATCGCCTCTTTATATTCATCGAGGTTTAACGTAAATCCCGAACATATTGAAAAGATTCCGCAGAGTGGAAGTGACAGGGTGTATTACCGTGTTACCGGGCCTGTTACCTGTATTGCAACAGCCAGTAAGAATATCAGGGAGAACCAAACTTTCTTAAAGTTCAGTGAGCATTTTAAATCACACGATTGCCCGGTTCCTGAAATATTTTTGGTGAATGAGGATGAAACTATTTACCTGCAGGAAGACTTTGGTGATGTTTCTTTATTAAATGTGCTGGAACAAAATGGGTATCATCACCATGCGTACAGTCTTTTTCAACAGGCCCTGCAAAGACTTGCTTATATGCAAATCAGGGGGCAGGAAAACCTGAACTATGACTGGTGCATTACCTCAAAAGAATTTGGTAAACAGGCAATCCTTTCAGATTTGCTCTATTACAAGTATTACTTTCTTGATACTTTAAAGATTCCTTACGATAAAGAAAAACTGATTGATGATTTTGATGCATTGAGTACTTATCTCACCCATGTGGATCATAAGTATTTTATGTTTCGTGATTTTCAAAGCAGGAATGTAATGGTTAAAAATGACCAGGTTCATTTCATCGATTACCAGGGCGGGATGCTTGGCGCTTTGCAGTATGATGTTGCTTCCTTACTGTGGCAGGCAAAAGCAGAACTACCCGATGAGTGGAAAAATAATTTACTGGATTATTATATGGATTGTGTGGATGAAGTGCTTCATACAAAAATTGACCGTACCAGGTTTGTAAGCCAGTACAATGGCTATGTGCTCATCCGTTTACTGCAGGTATTAGGTGCTTATGGCTTCAGAGGTTTGTTTGAACGCAAAGCACATTTTTTAACCAGCATACCCATTGCATTACGTAACCTGAAATGGTTTTTAAGTAACAAGCGTGTGGGTATCAGGCTGCCTGAGTTTGAACGTATGCTTGGCTTGATGGTGGAAGAAGAAGTGATTCACCGCTTTGAACCAATGAAAGCAACGGAAGATACTCCGCTGGTTGTACGCATTAATAGTTTCTCCTATAAACTGACGGGTATACCAACAGATGAAACAGATAATGGTGGCGGCTTTGTGTTTGATTGCAGAAGTATTTTGAACCCCGGACGATTTGAAGAATATAAAACACAAACCGGAAGAGATAAGGATGTAAAAGATTTCCTGGAACAGCAAACAAGAATGCCGCAGTTTTTAAACAGCATTTATAACCTTGTTGATATTGCTGTGGAAGATTATATGAAACGGGGTTTTGCCAACCTGCAGATCAGTTTTGGATGTACCGGTGGTCAGCACAGAAGTGTGTATGCAGCTGATGCACTGGCAAGGCATATCAAAAACAAATATGGTGTAAAGATTGAACTGAAACATTTGATACAGGATGCAAAGAACTGGATCAATCAAACCTATTAA
- a CDS encoding metallophosphoesterase — protein MRRFLHIILTKPVIWLANKCSSKPDTERVHTALTKLYEHSLRHPGKKGLVMDMNPSTDRFIIFSDQHKGAKNGSDDFMIAEPNYLAALDYYHQKDFHFVSLGDSEELWENTVWPVKSKNKITTEAEKKFLAAKRFTKVFGNHDTYWNNDPFAGLQLMSMYGEPVKIYEAVLLNVHIENTVLPFFLTHGHQGDGQSDGNPFSAWFVGTIWAPLQSYLHLNPNTPSSSKELKTTHNRFMYEWSKLENNPVLITGHTHQPVFASLTHLEHLYKQLMKARENKDETATEKLNAEIQFRQQEYDYVSGNYINMKPFYFNTGCCCFSDGDITGIELAEGMIRLIKWKKKDNVSVRDVLEEMKLSDLLV, from the coding sequence ATGCGCCGATTTCTGCACATCATCTTAACCAAACCTGTCATCTGGCTGGCAAATAAATGTTCCAGCAAACCCGATACTGAACGTGTGCATACTGCGCTCACAAAACTTTATGAGCACAGCCTTCGGCATCCGGGTAAAAAAGGATTGGTAATGGATATGAATCCTTCAACCGACCGTTTCATCATCTTCAGCGATCAGCATAAAGGAGCAAAAAACGGAAGTGACGATTTCATGATTGCTGAACCTAATTACCTCGCTGCACTGGATTACTATCATCAGAAGGATTTTCATTTTGTTTCTCTGGGCGACAGTGAAGAACTCTGGGAAAATACAGTGTGGCCCGTTAAATCAAAGAATAAAATCACAACTGAAGCAGAGAAAAAATTTTTAGCTGCAAAACGTTTTACCAAAGTATTTGGTAATCATGATACATACTGGAATAATGATCCCTTTGCAGGATTGCAGCTAATGAGTATGTATGGTGAGCCGGTAAAAATTTATGAAGCGGTTTTATTAAATGTACATATTGAAAATACTGTGCTTCCCTTTTTTCTTACACATGGGCACCAGGGTGATGGACAAAGCGATGGAAATCCTTTCAGTGCATGGTTTGTTGGCACAATCTGGGCTCCGCTGCAAAGTTACCTTCACCTCAATCCCAACACTCCATCATCCAGCAAAGAACTGAAAACAACTCATAACCGTTTTATGTATGAATGGAGTAAACTTGAAAACAATCCTGTTTTAATTACCGGACATACACATCAACCCGTATTTGCTTCACTGACACATCTTGAACATTTATACAAACAACTGATGAAGGCAAGAGAGAATAAGGATGAAACTGCGACAGAAAAACTGAATGCAGAAATACAGTTCCGTCAGCAGGAATATGATTATGTAAGTGGCAATTATATCAATATGAAACCATTTTACTTTAATACGGGCTGCTGCTGTTTCAGTGATGGAGATATTACCGGCATAGAACTGGCAGAAGGAATGATCCGTTTAATAAAATGGAAAAAGAAAGACAATGTTTCTGTTCGTGATGTTCTTGAAGAAATGAAACTCAGTGATCTGCTTGTATAA
- a CDS encoding DUF2490 domain-containing protein, whose amino-acid sequence MKQIIPIITAIIFLVTALNASAQNNRIRDNNSIGWYTTTGTINFNKKWSAHLEYQWRRENYISNWQQSLLRTGINYKANNSAILRIGYAWAETYPYGDYPVNAFGKTFSEHRMYEMATLTQRSGTLDISHRIMLEQRWLPRYLSAASTKPDQWMFMNRARYMLRLQQSLKGKTLEDKEPYIAAYDEILIGFGKNVNENIFDQNRFGLLLGYRFNPVCRIEGGYLSQVVQLSREVSGRNVFQHNNGFIISSIFNINL is encoded by the coding sequence ATGAAACAGATCATTCCAATTATTACAGCTATCATTTTTTTAGTAACGGCATTAAACGCCTCTGCACAGAATAATAGAATAAGAGACAATAACAGTATTGGCTGGTACACAACAACAGGTACAATCAATTTTAATAAAAAATGGAGTGCTCATCTTGAATACCAGTGGCGCAGAGAAAATTATATCAGTAACTGGCAGCAAAGTTTACTCCGAACCGGCATAAATTATAAAGCAAACAATAGCGCTATCCTCCGCATTGGATATGCATGGGCAGAAACGTATCCGTATGGCGATTATCCAGTGAATGCATTTGGAAAAACCTTCAGCGAACATCGTATGTATGAGATGGCAACACTTACACAGCGAAGTGGAACACTGGATATCAGTCACCGTATCATGCTGGAACAAAGATGGCTTCCACGTTACCTGTCCGCTGCATCAACAAAACCTGATCAATGGATGTTCATGAACAGGGCCCGTTATATGCTCCGTTTACAGCAATCATTAAAAGGAAAAACACTGGAAGATAAAGAGCCTTATATAGCTGCTTACGATGAAATCCTGATTGGCTTCGGTAAAAATGTAAATGAAAATATTTTCGATCAAAACAGGTTTGGTCTTTTACTGGGTTACCGTTTTAATCCTGTGTGCAGAATAGAAGGGGGTTATCTCAGCCAGGTTGTTCAATTATCAAGAGAAGTAAGCGGAAGAAATGTTTTTCAGCATAACAATGGTTTTATCATCAGCAGTATTTTCAATATCAATCTGTAA
- a CDS encoding aspartate/glutamate racemase family protein: MKTIGLIGGISWLSTIDYYRLLNQKINEQLGGVHSAQILLSSVNFDEVKRLTLADDWNGLAGMMSREAKRLDQAGANFILIGANTMHNIADAVQASINIPLIHIAEEAGKEIVKLQLKKVALLGTKYTMQLDFYKNKLAEQGIETIIPNEADIEYINTAIYDEMGKGIFLPERKQGFIRIINQLKEQGAEGVILGCTEIPILIQQNDSPIPVFDTTAIHVNAAVNVALG; the protein is encoded by the coding sequence ATGAAAACAATCGGACTTATTGGCGGCATCAGCTGGCTTTCCACAATCGATTACTATCGTTTGCTCAATCAAAAAATCAATGAACAGTTGGGTGGTGTACATTCTGCACAGATCCTGCTCAGTTCTGTTAACTTCGATGAAGTGAAACGGTTAACCCTTGCTGATGATTGGAATGGACTTGCCGGCATGATGAGTCGTGAAGCAAAACGGCTTGACCAGGCCGGAGCCAATTTTATATTAATTGGAGCCAATACCATGCACAATATTGCAGATGCTGTGCAGGCATCCATCAACATCCCTTTAATTCATATTGCAGAGGAGGCAGGCAAAGAAATTGTAAAGCTTCAATTAAAGAAAGTGGCATTGCTTGGTACGAAATATACCATGCAGCTTGATTTTTATAAAAACAAACTGGCAGAACAGGGAATTGAAACCATCATCCCCAATGAAGCTGATATTGAATACATCAACACTGCTATTTATGATGAAATGGGCAAGGGTATTTTTCTTCCTGAACGGAAACAGGGATTCATCCGCATCATCAATCAACTCAAAGAACAGGGAGCCGAAGGAGTGATTCTTGGGTGTACTGAAATTCCTATTCTTATTCAACAGAACGACAGCCCCATTCCGGTTTTTGATACAACGGCTATTCATGTAAATGCAGCTGTTAATGTTGCATTAGGCTGA